A window of the Acidithiobacillus thiooxidans ATCC 19377 genome harbors these coding sequences:
- a CDS encoding LysR family transcriptional regulator: MSRSTHSLLRHVTFRQLQIFSAVVHTRSFTRAAEELFLAQPTISLQMKKLGEAVGIPLFEQVGKEIRPTDAGQDLYAACRDLFRTFENLETQIADRKGIRRGKLRLGVVTTAKYIAPELLAAFGAQFPGIEFSMKVSNRDEIIQRIQNGEDDLYVMGQVPTDEVDVEAIPFALNPLTVMVPRAHHLARLAKPVPLDAIAQAPFLIREPGSGTRNAYLRLFGEKGLRPNIVMELSSNEAIKHAVASGLGVSILSIHSLALEGTSGPIEVLEVEGFPILRKWFLVYPRGRLLSLTAQKFLDFSVSQEQFITDRLVQLWPDLARYL; encoded by the coding sequence ATGTCCAGATCGACTCATTCACTCTTGCGCCATGTTACTTTCCGGCAATTACAGATATTTTCTGCAGTTGTTCACACGAGGAGTTTTACCAGGGCCGCAGAAGAACTTTTTCTGGCTCAGCCCACTATCTCTCTGCAAATGAAAAAGTTAGGAGAGGCCGTTGGTATCCCTTTGTTCGAGCAAGTTGGCAAAGAGATTCGACCGACTGATGCTGGGCAGGATCTATACGCTGCCTGTCGCGACCTGTTCCGCACCTTTGAGAACCTGGAGACGCAAATCGCTGACCGCAAGGGAATCCGGCGGGGCAAGTTGCGTCTGGGTGTGGTGACTACAGCCAAGTATATTGCTCCGGAGTTGCTGGCTGCCTTTGGTGCACAATTCCCGGGCATTGAATTCAGCATGAAAGTCAGTAATCGAGATGAAATCATTCAACGCATTCAGAATGGCGAGGATGACCTCTATGTGATGGGTCAAGTGCCCACGGATGAGGTCGATGTGGAGGCCATCCCCTTTGCCTTGAACCCGCTCACGGTCATGGTGCCCCGAGCCCATCATCTTGCCAGGCTTGCGAAGCCCGTGCCATTAGACGCCATCGCTCAGGCCCCCTTCCTCATTCGGGAACCGGGGTCTGGCACCCGCAATGCCTACTTACGGTTGTTTGGTGAAAAGGGCTTGCGACCCAACATCGTTATGGAACTGAGTAGCAACGAGGCTATCAAGCACGCTGTGGCCAGTGGTTTGGGGGTATCCATTCTCTCCATTCATTCCCTGGCCCTGGAAGGAACTAGCGGACCCATTGAAGTGCTGGAAGTCGAGGGCTTTCCCATCCTCCGGAAATGGTTTCTGGTCTACCCCCGGGGCAGGCTGTTGTCGCTCACAGCACAAAAATTCTTGGACTTTTCCGTTTCCCAAGAGCAGTTCATCACCGACCGCCTCGTGCAGTTGTGGCCTGACCTGGCCCGATATCTCTAA